The following nucleotide sequence is from Microbacterium imperiale.
CCAGATCGCGCCGTGCTCGAGCGAGTGGACGGCGTTCTCGTTCGCCTGCGGCTCGGTGTAGACGCCGCAGTTGAGCCAGATCGGGTTGTGCTCGCCGCCGGCGGGCGGGGTCTGCTCGTAGGTGACCGCGCCCTCGACGTGGGTCGTGACGTGCTCGAACGTCTCGACGCCCTCGATCTCGCGGCCGGTGCTGTTGCCCGCCTGGTAGGTGACCGGTTTCGGAGCGAAGATCACGGATGCCGCGATGAGACCGATGACCGCGATCGCGGCGGTCGAGCCTACGACCCACCACACGAGCTTGCTGCGACGGCGCTGGGCGAGCTGCTTCTGATACTCGGCCAGCTTCGCCTGCTTCTGCTGCTCGCGCTGCTGCTTGACGGTCAGGTTGATCTTGGCCTGGGCGGCGGGATTGCCGCTCGTGCGCTTGTCGGCGGACGGAGTCATGCTGTGACCTCGGTTCGGGGGCAAGGGGGAGCGCGGGGCAGCGCGTCCTCAGACTATGCACGTGAATGGTGAATCGGCTGAGAAGCGGGTACATCGATGAACCGGCAACGCGTTACGATTGCAGGTCGCTCTCTCCACGCTATTGCCTCGAAACGAAGAAGACGTGCCCGAAACTCACTCGAATCCTCCCGCTGCGTCCCCGACTCCGACCGGTTCGGTTCCCACCTCGACCGGTTCCCGCCGCACCTCGACCGGCTCCATCCGCACCTCGACCGGCTCCATCCGCACCTCGACCGGCGCGATCCGCACGCTCGGCTCGAACCCCGCGACGGCGCCGATCATGCTTCACCCCGGTGATGCCATCCCCACCGCGCGCCGGGTGATCTACATCATCCTGCTGGGCGCCCTCACCGCGCTCGGACCGTTCACGATCGACCTCTACCTGCCGGCCTTCCCGGCGCTCGAGGCCGACTTCCAGACGAGCGCCGCCGCGATTCAGCTCACCCTGACGGGCACGATGGTGGGCTTCGCCCTCGGACAGCTCGTCGTCGGCCCCCTCAGCGACAAGCTCGGCCGCCGTGTCCCGCTGCTGTGCGTCACCGCGCTGCACGTGCTCTCGAGCACCGCCGCCGCGATCGCCCCGACCCTCGAGCTGCTGAGCGCTGCTCGCGTGTTCATGGGCATCGGTGCCGCGGCCGGTGGCGTCGTCGCGATGGCGATCGTGCGCGACCTATTCGGCGGTCGCCGCCTCGTCGTCATGCTGAGCCGCCTCGCGCTGGTCTCGGGCGTCGCCCCCGTCGCCGCGCCGCTGGTCGGCTCGGGGCTGCTCACGGTCATGCCGTGGCGCGGCATCTTCGTCGTGCTCGCGGCCTACGGCGCCGTCATGCTCATCGCCTCGCTGTTCCTCGTCCCCGAGACGCTCCCCAAGGCCCGGCGCCGCGACAGCGGGTCGGCCACGGTGTGGCAGCGGTACCGCAGCGTGCTCAGCGACCGCATCTTCATCGGCGTGCTGATCATCGGCGGCATGACCTTCAGCGGACTCTTCTCGTACCTGTCGTCGTCGTCGTTCCTGTTCCAGCAGACCTACGGCTTCGACCCGCAGCAGTACGGCGTCCTGTTCGCGGTCAACTCGCTGGGCGTCGTCCTCGGTGTCCAGACCGCGTCCCGCCTGGCGGCGCGGTTCGGCCCGCAGTGGGTCATGGCGATCTCGACGGCCGTCCTCGTCGTCGCCGGGGCGAGCATCATCGTCACCGACCAGCTCGGCCTCGGGCTGTGGGGCACCGTCGTGCCGCTGTTCTTCTTCATCACCGCCTGCGGGTTCACCTTCCCGTGCGTGCAGGTGCTCGCCCTCGACCGGCACGGGCGTGCCGCAGGCACGGCGGCATCCCTCATCGGCGCGGTCAACTTCGGTGTCGCCGGATTCATCTCGCCGCTGGCGGCGTGGATCTCGGGCGACGCGGGCATCACCCCCACGTCGATGGCGTCGGTCATGGCCGCCTGCGCCGTCATCGCGGTGCTGTCGCTGTGGCTGGTCGTCCGGCCGCGCACGGTGCCGCAGCTCTCTCCCTGATCGAAGCGCCCCGCGCAAGGGGACACCGGGGATCGGTCGGCGTCGGCACAATGGGTCGATGCATGCGCCACCATCGAGCGAATCCGCGACCGATCCCCGCCGACTCTGGCCCCGCCGTGCGATCAGCGGCGGCATCCTGCTGCTGGGCGGCGGACTGCTCGGCTGGTGGCTCTTCCTGCAGCTGGGTCAGCCGTTCGACGTCGATCGCTGGTGGAACGAGTGGCTGCCGGCCGACCCCGGCCCGGTGGGATTGGTGTTCGGGCTGGTGATGAACCGCATCGGCGGCACCTGGGTGGGGGTGTTCGCGATCCCCATCGCCACGGCGATCGCGCTCGTTCTGCTGCGCAGGCCCTGGGCCGCGGGGTACTTCGTCGTGGCATCGGCCCTCAGTGCCCTCGCCGTGCAACTGATCAAGGGCCTCGTCGACCGCTCGCGACCCGAGGACATCCTCGTCACCACCGACGCCGGCTCGTACCCCTCCGGTCATACGGCGAACGCCGCGACGATCGCCGTCGTCGCGTTCATCGTGTTCCCGCGGGTGTGGGTGCTGGTCGCGGGCGTCGTGTGGACGGTGCTGATGGGGCTCAGTCGCACGGTCGTTCATGCCCACTGGGCGTCGGATACGTTCGGCGGCATGCTGATCGGTGCCGGGGTCGCCCTGATCGTCGCGGCGATGTTCACCGCGCAGCTCGAGCGGGAACGGACCGCTCTGTTGCAGCGGCGGAGCTAGGCTCGCCGGCATGAGCGCCTCGCCCGACGATCCGGCCGTCCCCTCCAACCCCGCGGTGGCGGCCGCCGAGTTGGCGCGGCTGCGCGCCGAAGCGGATGCCGCCGAGGCGGCGCTCGTCGCCGCACGAGCCCGCGCTGCGCTCGCGGCAGCGGAGGCGGCGGCCGCTCGCGCAGCAGCCGGATCCGCTCCGGCTCCCGCCGCTAAGCCGGCCTCTGGCGCCGAACCCGCGCCGGCTGCCGAGCCGATCCCTGCCGCGGAGCCGACCCCCGCCGCCGAGTCCGGCCGTGCTGCCGTCGAGCCGTCGACCACGGCCGATCCCGCGGTTCCGGGTCCGCTCGACGCGGCGCAGATCGACGCGATCCGGCAGGGGTACGCGTTCGCGGGAGCGGCCCTCGAGCTCGGTGCGCTGCTCAACGACGAGCCGCTGCCGGCGGCGCCGGTGCGGATCCCGCTCGCGATGACCAACCGCCACGGCCTCATCGCGGGGGCCACCGGCACCGGCAAGACGCGCACCCTGCAGGTGCTCGTCGAGCAGTTCGCCGCGCACGGGGTGCCGGTGTTCGCGGCGGACATCAAGGGTGATCTGTCGGGCCTGGCGACACCGGGGGAGTCCAGCGAGAGGCTCCTCGCCCGCACGAGCGCGATCGGGCAGGAGTGGGCGCCGCGCTCGTTCGCGACCGAGTTCCTCGCGCTCGGCGGACGGGGAACCGGCACGCCCATCCGAGCGACGGTGTCGGGCTTCGGCCCGCTGCTGCTCAGCCGCGTCCTCGGGCTCAACGCGACGCAGGAATCGAGTCTGGGCCTCGTCTTCCACTACGCCGACAGCAACGGTCTGGCTCTCGTCGACCTCTCCGACCTGCGCGCGGTGCTGACCTACCTGACCAGCGACGACGGCAAGGCCGAGCTGGCCGAGCTCGGCGGCCTGTCGAAGGCGACGGTCGGCGTCATCCTCCGCGAGCTCATCGCCTTCGCCGATGCCGGCGCCGACGTGTTCTTCGGCGAGCCCGAGTTCGACGTCCGCGACCTGATGCGCACCGCCGCGTCGGGCGAGGGGGTCATCAGCCTGCTCGAGGTGCCCGGCGTCGCCGACCGGCCCGTGCTGTACTCGACCTTCCTCATGTACCTGCTCGCCGAGCTGTTCGAGCTGCTGCCCGAGGTGGGTGACGTCGACAAGCCCGAACTGGTCTTCTTCTTCGACGAGGCCCATCTGCTCTTCCGTGACGCCTCGAAGGACTTCGTCGCCGCCGTCGTGCAGACCGTCCGGCTCATCCGATCGAAGGGAGTCGGCGTCTTCTTCGTGACGCAGACGCCGAAGGATGTGCCGGCCGACATCCTCGCCCAGCTCGGCTCACGTGTGCAGCACGCGCTGCGGGCTTTCACCCCCGACGACGCGAGAGCGCTGCGGGCGAGTGTCGGAACCTATCCGCGATCGGGCTATGACCTCGAGCGCGTGCTCCAGGAGCTCGGCACGGGCGAAGCGATCGTCACCGTCATGAATGAGCGGGGCGCTCCGACCCCGGTCGCGTGGACCCGTCTGCGGGCACCCCAGGCCTCGATGGCGCCCGCGGCTGCGGCGGATGTCGACGCCCTGGTGTCGGCGTCCCAGCTGCGACCGCGCTACGCCGAGGCGATCGACCGCGAGTCCGCGCGCGAGATCCTCACCGCCCGCATGAACGCCGCGCAGGCCGCCCTGGATGCGGCCGAGGCCGAGGCTGCACGCCGGAAGGCGGAACAGGACGCCGCCAAGCTGCGGGCGAAGGCCGACGCGGCGTACGCCAAGCAGCTCGCCGCCATCCGCAAGCAGGCGGCCGCCGACGAGGCGAGAGAGCGTCGCGATCACGAGCGAATGCTGCGCAGTCTGACGACGAACACGCGGTCGCGCCGCCGGACGCCGGCAGAGCAGATCCTCGGCTCGCGCGCCGGCCAGGATCTGCTCACCGGCGTCATCCGCGGCATCTTCGGCACGGGCCGGCGGTGAGCCGGCGCCCCCTCACGGGCGGATGATGTCGAGCGGCATCGTCGAGGTGTCGATGCGCGGATCGTCGTCCTGACGCGCGACGATGGCCTCGGCCTCGGCCCGCGATTCCACCGTCGGCATCGAACCGAGCAGAGGGCGCTGTGCGGTCTCGCGCATCGAGAAGAGCGCGACGGCCGCGAGCGCCGAGAAGAACATGATGTAGAAGGCCGGCATGTAGGTGTTGCCCGTCCACTCGATCAGCGCCTGGCTGAACAGGGGCGTGGTGCCGCCGAAGAGCGACACGGCGAGGTTGTAGGCGATCCCCATCGCGCCGAAGCGGGTGGCGGTGGGGAACAGCGCCGGCAGCGCGCTCGCCGAGATCGCCACGAACAGCGCGACGGGCACGGCGATGATGCCGAGCGCGATGAACACCGCCCACAGCTCGCCGATCTGCATGATGGCGAAGGCGGGAACCGTCAGCACGAGCGAGGCGACGATCGCGCACGCGTAGACGCGCCGCCGGCCGAAGCGGTCGCTGAGGCGCCCGACGAAGGGCAGGGTGGCCGACATCACCACCAGCACGGGTACGGTTGCGACGGCGGCCGACAGGTTCGACAGGCCGACCTCGGTCTCGAGGTAGGTGGGCATGTAGCTCGTCAGCGCGTACCCCGCGGTGTTGGTGGCCGCGACGATCGCGACGGCGATCAGGATGGTGCGCCAGTGGTGGCGGATGATGCCGCCGATGCCGTGCCGCGCGAACGGATCGTCCGCACCGTCGAGAGCGGCCGACGAGCTCTCCTGCTCGAAGGCGGGCGTCTCGGGGATGCGCAGGCGGAACCAGATCGCGACGATGCCCAGCGGGATGGCCACGAGGAACGGGATGCGCCAGCCGCCGTCGACCATGGCGTCGGGTCCCCACAGGCCCTCGGCGATCACCGTGGTCAGCGCCACGACCGTCGCACCGGCGGCGAAGCCGACGTACGAGCCGACGTCGAGCCACGATGCCCAGAAGCCGCGCGAGCGGTCGGGGGAGAACTCGGTGACGTAGGTCGAGGCCCCCGCGTACTCCCCGCCGGTCGAGAAGCCCTGCACCATCTTGAGCAGGTAGAGGGGGACGACGGCCCAGATGCCGATCTGCGCCGAGGTGGGCAGCAGGCCGATGAGCGCCGTCGCGGTGGCCATCATCGCCATCGTCAGGAACAGCACCCGCTGGCGCCCGATCCGGTCGCCCAGGGGTCCGAGCACGATCCCCCCGAGCGGCCGCACGAGGAACGACACGGCGAACCCGAGCAGGGTCACCAGCAGACCCCACGGGTCGGGGATGTCTTCGGCGAAGACGACGGTGAGCGTGACCGCCAGGTAGCCGTAGATGCCGAAGTCGAACCACTCCATGAAGTTGCCCACGACGGTGCCCGAGATCGCGGTGCGGACCTTCGTGCGCTCGACGACGATGACGTCGTCGACCTCGAGGCGTCGACGGGCGGGGCGCTTCGTGCGCGTGCGTGACATGTTCGGTTCTCCTCCGGCAGCGTCGCCGGCTCGGGTCGCCGAACGACTGTCCTTCGCTCACGGGACTGTAGTCGGGTCCGCCGCCCTGCGGCCAAGCCGGTTGCGCACGTTGCGATCCCGTGCCGCCGCCGCTATCGCGCGCGTGGGTCGCTGCCGAGGCCCGCGGGCCGTCGTGTCAAGTCGTGTCGGCGGGGCGATGCCGCGCCGTAGCGTCGGACCATGAGCGAGCTGACCGCACCCACCGGACGCGAACCCGAACTGCAGGCCCAGCCCCGGGACGACGGTTCGGCGCCGCGGGCCCTCGTCCTCGGTGCGACGGGATACATCGGCGGGCGCCTCGTGCCCCGTCTCGTCGCCGCCGGGTACCGTGTGCGCGTCCTCGCGCGGGTACCGGAGCGCGTGGCCAGCTTCCCCTGGGGCGCGGACGTCGAGGTCGTGTCCGGATCGGCGGATGACCCGGATGCCGTCGCCGCGGCGGTCGACGATGTCGACGTGCTCTACTACCTCATCCACGCGATGGGCGCCGGCGCCGGCTTCGAGGCCGCCGACGAACGGGCCGCTCGAACCGTCGCCCGGGCCGCGGCCGCGGCATCCGTCCGTCGCATCGTCTACCTCGGCGGCCTGCACCCCGCCGACGGCGAGCTGTCGCCGCACCTGCGCTCGCGCGTGCAGGTCGGTGAGATCCTGCTCGCATCCGGCGTGCCGACACTCGTGCTGCAGGCGGGCGTCGTGATCGGCTCGGGGTCGGCGTCGTTCGAGATGGTGCGCCACCTCACCGACGTGCTGCCCTACATGCCCGCGCCGCGGTGGGTGCGCAACCGCATCCAGCCGATCGCCGTGCGCGACGTGCTGCACTACCTGCTGGGCGCGGCCCGCGTGGATCCTGAGCTCAACCGCGCCGTCGACATCGGCGGACCCGACGTGCTGCGGTACGGCCAGATGATGAACGGGTACGCGCTCGAGGCGGGCCTGCGCCAGCGCGCCATCGCCGCGCTGCCGGTGCTCACTCCGGGCCTCGCGTCGCACTGGGTCAACCTCGTCACGCCGGTGCCGCGCTCGATCGCGCGTCCGCTGATCGCCTCGCTGCAGAACGAGTGCGTCATGGACGACCACGACATCGACGCCATCATCCCGCCCCCCGAGGGCGGACTGACCCCGTACCGCCGGGCCGTCCAGCTGGCCTTGGGGCGCGTCGACGCCGACGAGGTCGAGACGAGTTGGCAGGACGCCGACGTCCTCGGCGCTCCGAGCGACCCCCTGCCGAGCGACCCGGAATGGGCGGGCCGGACGGTGTTCACCGACGAGCGCAGTTCCGATACGACCGCCTCGCCGGAACGGCTGTGGGCCGTCATCGCGGGCATCGGCGGCACGAACGGCTGGTACTCCGCCCGGGCGCTCTGGGAAATCCGCGGCTGGATGGACCGCCTCGTCGGCGGTATCGGGCTCGCGCGCGGCCGCCGCAGCCGGGGCACGGTGCGCGTCGGCGACGCGATCGACTTCTGGCGCGTCGAGGCGGTCGAGGAAGGCCGGCTGCTGCGGCTGCGCGCCGAGATGCGGGTGCCCGGTGAAGCGTGGCTCGAGCTGAAGGCGGTGCCGCGTGAGGGCGGAGCGCGCTACGAGCAGCGCGCCGTCTTCTTCCCGCGCGGGCTCGCGGGGCGGCTGTACTGGCTCGGAGTGCTGCCCTTCCACGGCCTGATTTTCACCGCCATGGCCACCCGCATCACCGAGATGGCCGAGGGTCGCGCGCCGACGGCGACGGCGGATGCCGAGGGTGCCCGGTCGGCGCGCGATGTGGCCACCGCGGCGGCGCCGGACTCTATGGTGGGCTCATGAGCCATCGCGCCGTCGTCGTCACCGTCTCGGATCGTTCCGCGCGAGGTGAGCGCGACGACACGGCCGGCCCGGTCGCCGTCGAGGCGCTGCGGGCGGCGGGCTTCGACTGCGACGACCCCACGATCGTCACCGACGGTGCCGCTGTCGTCGCGCGCACGCTGCGCGACGCCATCGACGCGGGCGCGCGCCTGATCGTCACCACCGGAGGC
It contains:
- a CDS encoding phosphatase PAP2 family protein translates to MHAPPSSESATDPRRLWPRRAISGGILLLGGGLLGWWLFLQLGQPFDVDRWWNEWLPADPGPVGLVFGLVMNRIGGTWVGVFAIPIATAIALVLLRRPWAAGYFVVASALSALAVQLIKGLVDRSRPEDILVTTDAGSYPSGHTANAATIAVVAFIVFPRVWVLVAGVVWTVLMGLSRTVVHAHWASDTFGGMLIGAGVALIVAAMFTAQLERERTALLQRRS
- a CDS encoding SDR family oxidoreductase encodes the protein MSELTAPTGREPELQAQPRDDGSAPRALVLGATGYIGGRLVPRLVAAGYRVRVLARVPERVASFPWGADVEVVSGSADDPDAVAAAVDDVDVLYYLIHAMGAGAGFEAADERAARTVARAAAAASVRRIVYLGGLHPADGELSPHLRSRVQVGEILLASGVPTLVLQAGVVIGSGSASFEMVRHLTDVLPYMPAPRWVRNRIQPIAVRDVLHYLLGAARVDPELNRAVDIGGPDVLRYGQMMNGYALEAGLRQRAIAALPVLTPGLASHWVNLVTPVPRSIARPLIASLQNECVMDDHDIDAIIPPPEGGLTPYRRAVQLALGRVDADEVETSWQDADVLGAPSDPLPSDPEWAGRTVFTDERSSDTTASPERLWAVIAGIGGTNGWYSARALWEIRGWMDRLVGGIGLARGRRSRGTVRVGDAIDFWRVEAVEEGRLLRLRAEMRVPGEAWLELKAVPREGGARYEQRAVFFPRGLAGRLYWLGVLPFHGLIFTAMATRITEMAEGRAPTATADAEGARSARDVATAAAPDSMVGS
- a CDS encoding helicase HerA-like domain-containing protein, with product MSASPDDPAVPSNPAVAAAELARLRAEADAAEAALVAARARAALAAAEAAAARAAAGSAPAPAAKPASGAEPAPAAEPIPAAEPTPAAESGRAAVEPSTTADPAVPGPLDAAQIDAIRQGYAFAGAALELGALLNDEPLPAAPVRIPLAMTNRHGLIAGATGTGKTRTLQVLVEQFAAHGVPVFAADIKGDLSGLATPGESSERLLARTSAIGQEWAPRSFATEFLALGGRGTGTPIRATVSGFGPLLLSRVLGLNATQESSLGLVFHYADSNGLALVDLSDLRAVLTYLTSDDGKAELAELGGLSKATVGVILRELIAFADAGADVFFGEPEFDVRDLMRTAASGEGVISLLEVPGVADRPVLYSTFLMYLLAELFELLPEVGDVDKPELVFFFDEAHLLFRDASKDFVAAVVQTVRLIRSKGVGVFFVTQTPKDVPADILAQLGSRVQHALRAFTPDDARALRASVGTYPRSGYDLERVLQELGTGEAIVTVMNERGAPTPVAWTRLRAPQASMAPAAAADVDALVSASQLRPRYAEAIDRESAREILTARMNAAQAALDAAEAEAARRKAEQDAAKLRAKADAAYAKQLAAIRKQAAADEARERRDHERMLRSLTTNTRSRRRTPAEQILGSRAGQDLLTGVIRGIFGTGRR
- a CDS encoding multidrug effflux MFS transporter; translated protein: MLHPGDAIPTARRVIYIILLGALTALGPFTIDLYLPAFPALEADFQTSAAAIQLTLTGTMVGFALGQLVVGPLSDKLGRRVPLLCVTALHVLSSTAAAIAPTLELLSAARVFMGIGAAAGGVVAMAIVRDLFGGRRLVVMLSRLALVSGVAPVAAPLVGSGLLTVMPWRGIFVVLAAYGAVMLIASLFLVPETLPKARRRDSGSATVWQRYRSVLSDRIFIGVLIIGGMTFSGLFSYLSSSSFLFQQTYGFDPQQYGVLFAVNSLGVVLGVQTASRLAARFGPQWVMAISTAVLVVAGASIIVTDQLGLGLWGTVVPLFFFITACGFTFPCVQVLALDRHGRAAGTAASLIGAVNFGVAGFISPLAAWISGDAGITPTSMASVMAACAVIAVLSLWLVVRPRTVPQLSP
- a CDS encoding DUF3105 domain-containing protein — encoded protein: MTPSADKRTSGNPAAQAKINLTVKQQREQQKQAKLAEYQKQLAQRRRSKLVWWVVGSTAAIAVIGLIAASVIFAPKPVTYQAGNSTGREIEGVETFEHVTTHVEGAVTYEQTPPAGGEHNPIWLNCGVYTEPQANENAVHSLEHGAIWITYDPEVVSEAEVETLQGYMPSTYALLSPYPGMDTPIAVSAWNAQLKVDSADDERIEEFFTEYWRSQNAPEPNAICSGAIDGPGKA
- a CDS encoding MFS transporter, yielding MSRTRTKRPARRRLEVDDVIVVERTKVRTAISGTVVGNFMEWFDFGIYGYLAVTLTVVFAEDIPDPWGLLVTLLGFAVSFLVRPLGGIVLGPLGDRIGRQRVLFLTMAMMATATALIGLLPTSAQIGIWAVVPLYLLKMVQGFSTGGEYAGASTYVTEFSPDRSRGFWASWLDVGSYVGFAAGATVVALTTVIAEGLWGPDAMVDGGWRIPFLVAIPLGIVAIWFRLRIPETPAFEQESSSAALDGADDPFARHGIGGIIRHHWRTILIAVAIVAATNTAGYALTSYMPTYLETEVGLSNLSAAVATVPVLVVMSATLPFVGRLSDRFGRRRVYACAIVASLVLTVPAFAIMQIGELWAVFIALGIIAVPVALFVAISASALPALFPTATRFGAMGIAYNLAVSLFGGTTPLFSQALIEWTGNTYMPAFYIMFFSALAAVALFSMRETAQRPLLGSMPTVESRAEAEAIVARQDDDPRIDTSTMPLDIIRP